The following DNA comes from Cyprinus carpio isolate SPL01 chromosome A4, ASM1834038v1, whole genome shotgun sequence.
TAACATTTTTAACTGAGGGTGCTTTTCACTGCTTGAGAAAATGGACGTGTGGCATGAGAACAGCGTCAATTGCATAAGTCTCACGCTGAATGCCTGAGAGTTGGCAGATTTTCCATAATGTTACCAAACTTGGGGTCTAAATACAGCTTAAAAGCTTGTATTGTTTGCCATTTTCTAAtaacaatgaatatatatatatatcatttataaattaaaataacaatgcaaGACAAAGAAACATAGCAGAATGGTTAACAGGGTTGCAATTTCAGCATACATTAAGTTGTTACACAATAGGGACTATCTAGTTTGGGACCAAATATTGGTGATGGAAaactatatttctcatttttcaaCTTCCAGAAGAATAGAAAAATATTTGCTAGATTTCTTTTCTTAAAGTAACTTGTATAACAGAGTTGAACTGTTGAGATTGACAGTCAAGAAAAACAAGCTCTTTGACTTGGGACAGGccaaaatcttattttataaaattttatttgtattgtagaaatatatataaaatgagagCTGAGGACAAAGGTGACAGGAAGTTACTTTAGAACAGTATATTTCCCATGCTTCCTGAAGCAATAACAAGAATTTAATTGTGAAATACACAAAACTAAACTATATGtacaagacttaaaaaaaaaaaaaaatacaatatttggaGGTGTAATTATCTGAATGAGCagcataaaataacaacaaacatctCAGATCAAGGTAAGCACAGCTTGTTTCTGTCTTTCTGCCACATAGTTTGACAAAATTAGAAATTTAGATCAATATGTGACCACCTTAATAAGCGAAAGCGTTTGAGAAGAGGCGATGTGTTCCGAGCACATACAAGTATGAATCAGTCACTGAGCTCCTCCTCGTCGCTGAAGTAGGTGCACTTTTTGATCCTGGGTTTGTGGGTGTCCTCTGATGTAGATGCTTGAGACACATCCTCTGTGACCTGCTTccttctcttctcctcctcctcaatGCGTGcttgctgatgatgatgatgggcaaaaatttatttctctctctgaaCCCATTTTAATAGGAATATTAATGTATGATGACTGAACTGTAGATTATATAATATTCACTGACCTGGAAAGCAATTGCCTGACTTAAACTTTCCAGTGCTGGATCCTCTCCTTCTTCCTCACTGTCCTCTGGTTCtctgaaattacaaaaacagcatatttattgtcttatattatttgaaattaaatatacataaaagataaaaggaacagttcacccaaaaataaatgaattgctgtaaatgtactcatcctcaggccatccaagatgtagatgagtttgtttgttcatcagaataGATGAAATGAAACagggaaatgtagcattacatcatttgctcaccaacaatgcagtgaatgggtgccatcagaatgagagtccaaacatctgataaaacaccacaataatccacaagtaatcatcACTgctccagtccaacaattaacatcaataaacaaatccatcagtaaggcattttaacttctggccaaaatattagttcataattcataataatactCCCCTGTTGAACTCTCATGTTAGAAttcaccaaaatatttgtttagaactgttttggacttttGTTTTACTTGTAAACGgtatttgatctgtgcatatttctctcctgattcagaagacAACACTttcacactggaaaaaaaaaaatatataaaaaacacatattatacccaaaagatatttttaaaataaaaaaatctccattttttttacaatttacaaatacactgttttttttttagcttcacaagacattaattgatggactggagttgtgtggattattattattattttttttttatcagctgtttggactctggaTTTCTCCTGATCTCATCTACATAaactgatctaaaaaaaaaactcatctacatcttggatggcctgaaggtgagtctcgtttcagcaatttttcatttttggatgatgtATTTCTTTAAATGCATTAGGTAAGTACAGAGTTTGAATTATTAATGCTATTAAGAACTGCTTACGGCTCCTCAGGCTGCTGgacctttttcttctttttcttttcttttttaggtgGAGGTTCTCTCTCTCCAAGTAAATTTTTAGGACAAGCGTAACTCAGGTGCCCTTCTCCCTGGCGGAGACAAATAACGTGACATCATCTCATGACCTCAAATAAGTATTAGCAATATTATCTACGTATTAGAAATATCACAGTGTAAAAGATTCAACACATGACCACCAACATATTTCAACATATCACTGAAAACTTACCCCACATTCATAACACTTGGATTTGTCTGTGTAGTTTCTCCTTCTGATGAATTCTGCAGCTCTCCCATTGTCAACGGCGATGCTGGCCTTCACTGTTCTCCCAAACAACTGAAAGAGTTCAAAAGCAATCAAACACTTGAGCTTCATGTGTACTTTTTGTTACCCTAATGTTATGTTAAACCAGCATACCTGTTTGTTGTTTAGCGATCGGGCACAGTTATGAGAAGACTCTCTGTCTAGGAACAGCACAAATGCCACTCCCTTACTCATCCGTGTCTGCTTGTCTTTGACAACAGTCACCCTTCAAAAAAATGATACTGTGACTATGATCAAGCTATATTATACAAGTATAACAGAATCCATCCATTGCAGCCCAAAAATAAAGGATATACTTACTTCACTACCTTGCCAAATTTCGAGCATAACTGTGGGGAAATTACATGAAATATACAAGTTATCTATGactatatagttatatatataaggtaatgtaatgcaatgcaatgcgtgtgtgtgtgtgtatacattaggcctatataattCAACTAAATACAGCATCTCATGGATactatataaaagtattaaataaactcttaataatatacaaaaaaggggaaattattacattttgtagaactaatttgttaacattttatttaaaatgcaaattgctCAACGTTCCCCTTTACTTAAATCATCTTTTATCAAGTCTAACATGGAATAATGACATTTCTATGGCCTATAATAGATGATTTATTCTAACTTGAGTTGATCAtggaatatatttgtttattagtttCACTTCTCACTCAAGTGGCTTACACCCACTCCCCCATATATCAAACTAATAAAATACCTTGTGCAAATCGCTGTTTGTCAAGGAGAATGGGATGTTAGACACATAAACAGTGCTTTTGCTGGGCGCTAAACCACCGCTCATGTTTGTCTCTGATATCTGGAAAGGAACAAGTGGCATTTATCAAAACATGCAAAGACTCATAAGCAAAATATGATACTAAAAGAGCTTAGGGAAAACatatattaagttatatatatatatatatatatatatatatatatatatatatatatatatatatatatatatatatatatatataatttcagactTACTTAATCGCCAGAATCGtactgatttaaataatttttatcattatgtcGGCAGCTGCATTTGTCACGTCTAAATTTACCAAAATGTACGTTTAACCAGCGTATAAATCGGATTCAGCGCGACCCGGAAGATAAAGAGGCGCCGCTGTTACAACATAACACCCAAAACAAATTCTCAAAATTAATTGCTACTTCTATAAATCAAAGGGACTCGTGAAAATTCTTAAAATGCACATACAGTGAATACTAGcctcaaatttaatttaacagtaattttattAAGACTGTGTGGCTTTATTTTGAAAACAAGACTTGATATGGACCCGGAAACATTATGTTTTTGATTGTGGCGGTGGATGTTTAGCAACGGGCTGAACGTTTCACCACGTTTCGTCCaaaacatataattatttaaaaaaaagttaatcggccacaaaagaaaaaaaaaaaattgacagggGGTGTGTCAAGCAAAGAATGTGAACGGTATGTAAACGCTTATTTTGGGGTTACGCGTGTGTTCCCAGTATGCATGCACTGGTGAAAGACGGTATTACAGCGTTTGATTTAAACCAGTTTATCGTAAATAAGAGTTTGATGACTGGAGATGCACACATATGGGCAAAACCACAAAGCAGTATAAACTGGAGTTGATTCATCATTCCACTGTGACTTTAGTtcaaacaaagaagaagaaatgttaaCACTTCAGATGTGTGCGTGCTTTCTGTGATAGAAATACATTTCACATAAGTGTAATATTGGTACGAATATATGCACAAAATTGTAAGTAGATGTTATAgtaaaagaaacaaaaccatattatttTAGTTCAATTATAAAGGGCCTAATTTTagttctgattggtcaatacagcGTTCCAGTCATCACAAGTGCGCGAGCTGTACCTGTTTAGCTGGTCACTGCGCAGCATCACTTATATCAGGCCGTTATTTTTGGTGCAAAGCAACGTTCTGTTACGTTAGgaactgtatattctatataGATTAACTTGCTTACGATGTTTCAATAAGAGCAACtgttttgtaaatgcaaaaaGGATCTTAAGGTCATGCACTGTAACCAAAGTCTTGAACAACGCCCTCTagacactaatatttttttttaatagttatttattaatttttatcagAAGGACTAAATAGTGTTTTCTACTatgcaataaaatgttataaaacttGCCTTTTACTTTGACTTACCTATTTCAATTCGAGCAACTGAGTCTtaagtcattttcaaaaaaatgtctAAAGACATCTTTTTCGTgagcacctgaccaattaatactagcacttacctattctattctattcgtttttctaatttatttattttaaaaaatgctgtgtgtactgtgctagactaactcaGATTTGTCACatcacttgtatactgttgcccCCTTTGCTGTTCTTGTTGAttctattgttctcctcatttgtaagtcgctttgaataaaagcatctgctaaatgattaaatgtaaataaataatagtctGCCAGCTACAGGTACTGATACATCCCTCTTTCTGTTTCATTTACCTCTCATTTGTTTATAGATAACCCTCATACAACTGAAGACATCCatttttcattcagaaactaaaagtaagttatttagattttaagtctgattaaatttagtaaaatatgaaatatgattaaatatgaaCATTGGAATGTAATAAGATATCACTGGcatttgtattaaatgtttttcttcagtgttatgcaatatttatagttatttattgaTGGTTGTCTCatattttgtttatgttgatGTAATCTCATGTGTAAGTGCCATATTGTTACTGAGGTTTAAATcctattaatatgtaatttatgtcTTTTTGTATCTCAGTG
Coding sequences within:
- the LOC109067158 gene encoding zinc finger CCHC-type and RNA-binding motif-containing protein 1-like; translated protein: MSGGLAPSKSTVYVSNIPFSLTNSDLHKLCSKFGKVVKVTVVKDKQTRMSKGVAFVLFLDRESSHNCARSLNNKQLFGRTVKASIAVDNGRAAEFIRRRNYTDKSKCYECGGEGHLSYACPKNLLGEREPPPKKEKKKKKKVQQPEEPEPEDSEEEGEDPALESLSQAIAFQQARIEEEEKRRKQVTEDVSQASTSEDTHKPRIKKCTYFSDEEELSD